In Anaerotignum faecicola, the following are encoded in one genomic region:
- the nifJ gene encoding pyruvate:ferredoxin (flavodoxin) oxidoreductase — protein sequence MKKQLTKATMDGNTAAAYASYAFTEVATIYPITPSSVMAEMVDEWSANGKKNIFGQTVEVREMQHEGGAAGAVHGVLQGGAIASTYTASQGLMLMLPNMYKIAGELLPGVFHVSARALASNALSIFGDHQDVMTCRNTGFTMLAGSSVQQAFHMGCIAHLAAIKSRIPVLHFFDGFRTSHEYQKIELIDYDDLKELVDWDALQAFRDNALNPDHPKSRGSAENPDVFFQARESVNKFYEAIPGIVQEYMDKINEIAGTDYKLFNYYGDPDAEDVIISMGSSCGVIRETIEYWNAKGKKLGLVEVHLYRPFNSKALLDTIPASAKRIAVLDRTKEPGAPGEPLYLDVKNAFADSDRKPMIVGGRYGLGSKDFTPMDVMAVYKNLTVAEPKNGFTVSIVDDVTNLSLPVYDEPFDSTPEGNFSCKFWGLGSDGTVGANKSAVKIIGDHTDYNAQAYFAYDSKKSGGVTISHLRFGPKKIEGSYQIKAANFIACHNQAYVDKYDLIGDLKEGGSFLLNTIWSAEELEANLPAELKRKIAAKKANFYTLNAVDIAKEIGLGGRINMIMQAAFFAISKIIPVEDAVKYLKDQVNKTYGAKGQDIVDMNCAAIDKGVQMIQKIEVPASWANAQDAPKADNPEIPKFFKDVLFKMGRQEGNDLPVSAFNGREDGSWDPSFTKWEKRGIAIDVPEWDVDKCIQCNRCSIVCPHAVIRPTLLNEEEAAKAPEGYAMKKANGFEGLQYHLSISGLDCTGCGVCVKACPAKEKALVFKPLAPMKDKMVREWDFTIANVKDKEIPEKQKTTVKGSQFLKPYLEFSGACAGCGETPYLKLITQLFGNRMRVANSAGCTHIWGGSPEIPYCTDERGHGVAWASGLFEDTAEYGYGMYLGTKAVRKWLKAQVDELVEKTSDENLKSAAKEWADSYMVADGTRERADKFIAAMEAAGVDSDETLKAIYNRKDYLVKQSQWIVGGDGWAYDIGYSGLDHVIASGEDVNIICVDTEVYSNTGGQSSKATPTAAIAQFAASGKKTKKKDLGMMCMSYGYVYVAQVAMGYDPQQTLTAIKEAEAYDGPSVIIAYAPCINHGIKGGMSNAQIRAKQAVEAGYWHCYRFNPELKKEGKNPFILDSKEPTASFRDFLMGEVRYTSLYRKFPEIADELFAKAEQDAKDRMESYLALVK from the coding sequence ATGAAAAAACAGTTGACAAAAGCAACAATGGACGGCAATACGGCTGCGGCTTATGCGTCCTATGCTTTTACTGAGGTAGCTACAATTTATCCTATCACTCCTTCATCAGTTATGGCTGAAATGGTTGACGAATGGAGCGCAAACGGAAAGAAAAACATTTTCGGACAGACAGTTGAAGTTAGGGAAATGCAGCATGAAGGCGGCGCGGCAGGCGCTGTTCACGGCGTACTGCAGGGCGGAGCTATTGCTTCCACATACACTGCAAGCCAGGGACTTATGCTTATGCTCCCAAATATGTACAAAATTGCCGGAGAACTCCTTCCGGGCGTTTTCCATGTAAGCGCACGTGCGCTTGCGTCAAACGCGCTTTCGATTTTCGGCGACCATCAGGACGTTATGACATGCAGAAACACAGGTTTTACAATGCTTGCCGGAAGCTCTGTCCAGCAGGCTTTCCATATGGGTTGTATCGCGCATCTTGCCGCTATTAAAAGCAGGATACCGGTGCTTCACTTCTTTGACGGCTTTAGGACAAGCCATGAATATCAGAAAATTGAACTTATTGATTATGACGATCTTAAAGAACTTGTTGACTGGGACGCTTTACAGGCTTTCAGGGACAACGCCCTTAACCCGGATCATCCGAAGAGCAGGGGTTCGGCCGAAAACCCTGACGTATTCTTCCAGGCAAGGGAATCTGTAAATAAATTCTATGAGGCAATTCCGGGCATTGTTCAGGAATATATGGACAAAATTAATGAAATTGCCGGAACGGATTATAAACTTTTCAATTATTACGGCGATCCGGATGCTGAAGACGTTATCATTTCAATGGGATCTTCATGCGGCGTTATCAGGGAAACTATTGAATACTGGAATGCCAAAGGCAAAAAACTCGGCCTTGTTGAAGTACATCTTTACAGGCCTTTCAACAGCAAGGCGCTTCTTGATACAATCCCGGCGTCTGCTAAGAGGATTGCTGTTCTTGACAGGACAAAAGAGCCGGGCGCACCGGGCGAACCTCTTTATCTCGACGTTAAGAACGCATTTGCCGACAGCGACAGAAAACCTATGATTGTAGGCGGACGTTATGGTCTTGGTTCAAAAGACTTCACTCCTATGGACGTTATGGCTGTATACAAAAACCTTACTGTTGCAGAACCTAAGAACGGTTTCACAGTGTCTATCGTAGACGACGTTACAAACCTTTCGCTTCCTGTATATGACGAGCCTTTTGACTCGACACCGGAAGGAAACTTCTCCTGTAAATTCTGGGGTCTTGGCTCTGACGGTACGGTAGGCGCTAACAAATCTGCCGTTAAGATTATCGGCGACCATACGGATTATAACGCACAGGCTTATTTTGCTTATGACTCAAAGAAATCAGGCGGCGTTACAATTTCACACCTTCGTTTCGGACCAAAGAAAATTGAAGGCTCCTATCAGATTAAGGCGGCTAACTTTATCGCTTGCCATAACCAGGCATATGTTGATAAATACGACCTTATCGGGGATCTTAAAGAAGGCGGAAGCTTCCTCCTTAACACAATCTGGTCGGCAGAAGAGCTTGAAGCTAACCTTCCTGCTGAACTTAAGAGGAAAATTGCCGCTAAGAAAGCTAACTTCTATACGCTCAACGCTGTTGATATCGCTAAAGAAATCGGTCTCGGCGGACGTATCAATATGATTATGCAGGCGGCTTTCTTTGCTATTTCAAAAATTATACCTGTTGAAGACGCTGTTAAATACCTCAAAGATCAGGTTAATAAGACATATGGCGCTAAAGGCCAGGATATTGTTGATATGAACTGTGCCGCAATCGACAAAGGCGTTCAGATGATTCAGAAAATAGAAGTTCCGGCTTCATGGGCAAATGCTCAAGACGCTCCAAAAGCCGATAATCCTGAAATACCTAAATTCTTTAAGGACGTGCTCTTTAAAATGGGACGTCAGGAAGGCAACGATCTCCCTGTAAGCGCATTTAACGGACGTGAAGACGGAAGCTGGGATCCTTCCTTTACAAAGTGGGAAAAACGCGGTATTGCTATTGATGTTCCAGAATGGGACGTTGACAAATGTATACAGTGCAACAGGTGTTCAATCGTATGTCCTCATGCCGTAATCCGTCCTACACTTCTTAATGAAGAAGAAGCGGCTAAGGCTCCTGAAGGCTACGCAATGAAGAAAGCCAACGGTTTTGAAGGATTACAGTATCACCTTTCAATTTCAGGTTTAGACTGTACGGGATGCGGCGTTTGCGTAAAAGCATGCCCGGCTAAGGAAAAAGCGCTTGTATTTAAACCTCTTGCACCAATGAAAGACAAGATGGTACGCGAATGGGATTTTACAATCGCTAATGTTAAAGATAAAGAAATTCCGGAAAAACAGAAAACTACTGTTAAAGGCAGCCAGTTCCTCAAACCATACCTTGAGTTCTCAGGCGCATGCGCTGGTTGTGGTGAAACTCCATACCTTAAACTTATAACACAGCTTTTCGGCAACAGGATGAGGGTTGCTAACTCGGCAGGATGTACGCACATCTGGGGCGGTTCTCCTGAAATCCCATACTGTACAGACGAAAGAGGACACGGCGTTGCATGGGCGAGCGGACTTTTCGAGGATACTGCCGAATATGGATACGGTATGTACCTTGGTACTAAAGCTGTACGTAAATGGTTAAAAGCTCAGGTTGACGAACTTGTTGAAAAGACTTCTGATGAAAACCTTAAATCTGCTGCAAAAGAGTGGGCTGACAGCTACATGGTTGCAGACGGCACAAGGGAAAGGGCAGACAAATTTATAGCCGCAATGGAAGCAGCAGGCGTTGACAGCGATGAAACATTAAAAGCTATTTATAACAGGAAAGACTATCTTGTTAAGCAGTCGCAGTGGATTGTCGGCGGCGACGGCTGGGCATATGACATCGGTTACAGCGGTCTTGACCATGTAATCGCTTCAGGCGAGGACGTAAACATTATCTGTGTTGACACAGAGGTTTACTCTAATACAGGCGGACAGTCTTCAAAGGCTACACCTACAGCAGCTATTGCGCAGTTTGCGGCAAGCGGCAAGAAAACAAAGAAAAAAGACCTCGGCATGATGTGCATGAGCTACGGATATGTTTATGTTGCACAGGTTGCTATGGGTTACGATCCACAGCAGACGCTTACTGCAATTAAAGAAGCTGAAGCTTATGACGGCCCATCTGTAATTATCGCTTATGCTCCATGTATCAACCATGGTATAAAAGGCGGTATGAGCAATGCGCAGATCCGTGCTAAACAGGCTGTTGAAGCAGGTTACTGGCACTGCTACAGGTTTAATCCTGAATTAAAGAAAGAAGGAAAGAATCCGTTTATATTAGATTCTAAAGAGCCTACGGCAAGCTTTAGAGACTTCCTTATGGGAGAAGTTCGTTATACTTCGCTTTACAGGAAATTCCCTGAAATTGCAGACGAACTCTTTGCAAAAGCTGAACAGGATGCAAAAGACCGTATGGAATCTTACCTTGCGCTTGTTAAATAA
- a CDS encoding HD domain-containing protein gives MLKKIDIDYLWEGLVLCFDVYDSSGRVLLLNKGETLTDEKINKLKKFNPDDCRVSIDYTYYDEIMSGLDAPVFIRERLFEDNFGYTRLCHEIESLFSMWVKHRYIDSDKAMQIMRAIYKKSEESSFADILQCIQAPRKKQDKLYRHSLNVAFLNAKIGSWLKLSDEDIKMLILSGFLHDVGKIKLFSALLNSKGMSEKEEIEMLKKHPVYSYDMLSLYGRFDERVCMAVRTHHENMGGGGYPEGVESDEIPVFGRITSLSNVYDNAVSSESYDDKKNCFTVYRQLYEQEFGGLDMQLVNIFLKNMMKELVNTEVLLSSGKTAVIKKMFSDSLDYPIVDFNGYIRKTDEELYCKQIFIK, from the coding sequence ATGCTAAAGAAAATAGATATAGACTATTTATGGGAAGGTCTTGTATTATGTTTTGACGTATATGATTCGAGCGGAAGGGTGCTTCTTCTTAATAAAGGAGAAACTCTTACAGATGAAAAAATCAACAAGCTCAAAAAGTTTAATCCTGACGATTGCAGGGTAAGCATAGATTATACATATTATGATGAAATTATGTCGGGGCTTGACGCGCCCGTTTTTATACGCGAAAGGTTATTTGAAGATAATTTTGGTTACACAAGGCTTTGCCATGAGATTGAAAGCCTGTTTTCAATGTGGGTTAAACACAGATATATTGATAGCGATAAAGCTATGCAGATTATGAGGGCGATATATAAAAAATCTGAAGAAAGCAGCTTCGCCGATATACTCCAATGTATACAAGCCCCAAGGAAAAAGCAAGACAAGCTGTACCGCCACAGTTTAAACGTAGCGTTTTTGAACGCTAAAATAGGCAGTTGGCTTAAATTGTCTGATGAGGATATAAAAATGCTTATATTGTCGGGGTTTTTGCACGACGTCGGAAAGATTAAGCTGTTTTCGGCTCTTCTTAATTCAAAGGGAATGTCGGAAAAAGAAGAAATTGAAATGCTTAAAAAGCATCCGGTCTATTCTTATGACATGCTGAGTCTTTATGGAAGGTTTGACGAAAGGGTGTGCATGGCCGTAAGGACTCATCACGAAAATATGGGAGGAGGCGGATATCCCGAAGGCGTTGAAAGCGACGAAATACCGGTGTTCGGAAGGATAACGTCGCTTTCAAATGTATATGATAATGCCGTATCTTCAGAAAGCTATGACGATAAAAAGAATTGTTTTACTGTGTACAGGCAGCTTTATGAACAGGAATTCGGCGGGCTTGATATGCAGCTTGTAAATATTTTCCTAAAAAATATGATGAAAGAACTTGTCAACACTGAGGTTTTGTTATCAAGCGGCAAAACGGCGGTTATTAAAAAAATGTTTTCAGACAGTTTAGACTATCCTATCGTCGACTTTAACGGATATATTAGGAAAACGGACGAAGAGCTTTACTGCAAACAGATTTTTATAAAATAA
- a CDS encoding PilZ domain-containing protein — MIYTGDFKNCRAVIRDSDTGKTIADTKILEYDKRDNIIGVSAGCFESRGIKHVSVLIVVDGSLYEYLGYIRNSVGANLIGIALYEGKEREDRACKRYEIKARGMVENVLVLNKPVKLHKGIDVEVCNISANGVLIKSFQDSFYIGSEFQLLLEMDNNKIMFNCEVVRVEKEEAGFMNYGCKFLTAQRI, encoded by the coding sequence ATGATCTATACCGGTGATTTTAAAAATTGCAGGGCCGTCATAAGGGATTCCGATACGGGCAAAACAATTGCAGACACAAAGATATTGGAGTATGACAAAAGGGACAACATTATAGGCGTAAGCGCCGGTTGTTTCGAAAGCCGCGGAATTAAACACGTATCGGTTTTGATAGTCGTTGACGGCAGTTTGTATGAGTACCTGGGATATATAAGAAATTCCGTTGGGGCAAATTTGATAGGTATTGCCCTTTATGAAGGGAAGGAACGAGAAGACAGGGCGTGTAAAAGATACGAAATCAAAGCGCGCGGAATGGTAGAGAACGTACTTGTGCTCAACAAACCTGTAAAGCTTCATAAGGGAATAGATGTTGAAGTGTGCAATATCAGCGCTAACGGGGTTTTAATAAAATCATTTCAGGACAGTTTTTATATTGGGAGTGAATTTCAGCTTCTTCTTGAGATGGATAATAATAAAATTATGTTTAACTGCGAGGTTGTAAGGGTGGAAAAAGAAGAAGCGGGATTTATGAATTATGGCTGCAAGTTTTTAACGGCTCAAAGAATATAA
- a CDS encoding DUF4349 domain-containing protein, whose product MECEKALELISLYIDGELNKEEQEEIIKHMEQCESCKKEYDSLKEMVETLKEMEYMPLPEGYHERLMDKIENAKVERADFTGKDKNKRNIWKKYVSIAAGLFVVAVIGIGGNNILTNEISVSQGEASSETSGYEAGGTEPQTMAMDAASGGRSLGAAPAEAKLETYGAENDEAAEANDGAAYDSGNSLNADSVNIAERKNIKTSYISIEVENFDEAAENIENEAEAAGGYVQNFNSYIYYEDTDNDVSLKSGSMTVRVDKNNYNSVKDSIKSIGEVSSENEYVEDVTGQYIDTEAKLEAKLAEESRLVELLKNAGSVQDIVSIEERLADVRGYIESYRSMIDNWDKLVELSTINIDIKEEMPNKIGKISPDFAGRIKDSFIKSINFLVNGFQDIIVGLAALSMPLLAAAAVLFILIKAVIYFRKKRKNKV is encoded by the coding sequence ATGGAATGCGAAAAAGCTTTGGAATTAATCAGCCTTTACATTGACGGTGAACTTAATAAAGAAGAACAAGAGGAAATCATAAAACATATGGAACAATGCGAAAGCTGTAAAAAAGAATATGACAGCCTCAAAGAAATGGTTGAAACCTTAAAGGAAATGGAATATATGCCCCTTCCGGAAGGATACCATGAAAGGCTTATGGATAAAATTGAAAATGCAAAAGTAGAAAGGGCGGACTTTACAGGCAAGGACAAAAATAAACGCAATATTTGGAAAAAATATGTTTCGATAGCCGCCGGTCTGTTTGTTGTTGCGGTTATAGGAATAGGCGGGAATAATATTTTAACAAACGAAATTTCTGTTTCGCAGGGAGAAGCGTCAAGTGAAACTTCAGGTTACGAAGCGGGAGGAACGGAACCGCAAACAATGGCTATGGATGCGGCGTCCGGCGGAAGAAGCCTTGGGGCGGCGCCGGCGGAAGCTAAGCTTGAAACTTACGGTGCTGAAAATGACGAAGCGGCCGAAGCGAATGACGGAGCCGCATATGATTCAGGCAATTCGCTTAATGCAGACAGCGTTAATATTGCCGAAAGAAAAAATATAAAAACGTCGTATATATCAATAGAAGTTGAAAATTTTGACGAAGCGGCCGAGAATATAGAAAATGAAGCGGAGGCAGCCGGCGGGTATGTTCAGAATTTTAACAGCTATATATATTATGAAGATACAGACAACGACGTATCGCTTAAATCGGGAAGCATGACTGTAAGGGTTGATAAAAATAATTATAATTCAGTTAAAGATAGTATTAAAAGCATAGGAGAAGTTTCAAGTGAAAACGAATATGTGGAAGATGTGACAGGCCAGTATATCGATACGGAAGCAAAGCTTGAAGCAAAACTGGCCGAGGAGAGCAGGCTTGTAGAACTGCTTAAAAATGCGGGAAGCGTCCAGGATATTGTATCAATAGAAGAAAGGCTTGCGGATGTGCGGGGGTATATAGAAAGCTACCGCAGTATGATTGATAACTGGGATAAACTTGTGGAGCTTTCAACAATTAATATTGATATAAAGGAAGAGATGCCGAACAAGATTGGTAAAATTTCACCGGATTTTGCCGGTCGTATCAAGGACAGCTTTATTAAAAGCATAAATTTTCTTGTGAACGGGTTTCAGGATATAATTGTAGGGCTTGCAGCTTTATCCATGCCGTTGCTTGCGGCGGCCGCCGTTTTATTTATATTAATTAAAGCTGTGATTTATTTTAGGAAAAAAAGAAAAAATAAGGTATAA
- a CDS encoding sigma-70 family RNA polymerase sigma factor: MAGHSEETSLIKKAQSGDSAAFGELIIRHERFVYNVVYRMLPNKEDAEDISQEVFLKVYKYLGKFDGKASFSTWVYKIAVNTCIDEIRKRKGKETLSINAEADGDDGVYSREYADSGMNVEEEVLSKEGLSEIKRAIDKLSEEHKTIITLRDIEGLSYTEIAEITDCSMGTVKSRLARARKILKGLIVKEREQNQRAFVR; encoded by the coding sequence ATGGCCGGTCACAGCGAAGAAACGTCTTTGATAAAAAAGGCGCAGAGCGGCGACAGCGCTGCTTTCGGCGAATTGATTATACGCCATGAGCGGTTTGTTTATAATGTTGTTTACAGGATGCTTCCCAATAAAGAGGATGCTGAAGACATATCGCAGGAAGTATTTTTGAAAGTATATAAATATTTAGGGAAGTTTGACGGTAAGGCTTCTTTTTCAACCTGGGTATATAAAATTGCGGTTAATACATGTATTGACGAGATAAGAAAAAGAAAGGGAAAAGAAACCTTATCCATTAATGCCGAAGCTGATGGTGACGACGGAGTATATTCAAGGGAATATGCAGATTCCGGAATGAATGTTGAAGAAGAAGTGTTATCGAAAGAGGGGCTTTCGGAAATTAAAAGAGCAATAGACAAATTGAGCGAAGAACATAAAACAATTATTACCCTTAGGGATATTGAAGGGTTAAGCTATACGGAAATTGCGGAAATAACGGATTGTTCTATGGGAACGGTAAAATCGAGGCTTGCAAGGGCAAGGAAAATACTTAAAGGCTTAATTGTAAAAGAACGGGAACAAAACCAAAGGGCGTTCGTCAGATAA
- a CDS encoding TrmB family transcriptional regulator produces the protein MEGKTIIDSLLKFSLTRQEATVYHRLLLYGKQTGYEISKATGISRSNVYSSLASLTEKGAAYVVEESAKKYMPVPLNEFCSNCIKVMENEKNWLLKNIETKKDNTESYITIEGENNILNKAKNLLSSAEERAYISCSADTLNLIEDEISCLIDKNLRVVILTDSTYALSGATVYKTDFKGNQIGIITDSKYVLTGEYGAGSANTCLYSGQKNFVLLFKTALSNEIKLIQYTKGVQTK, from the coding sequence ATAGAAGGCAAAACAATTATCGATTCCCTGCTTAAATTCAGCCTGACTCGTCAGGAAGCAACCGTATACCACAGGCTTCTACTTTATGGAAAACAAACGGGATACGAAATATCAAAAGCCACCGGCATATCGCGTTCCAATGTATATTCATCGCTGGCTTCGCTTACTGAAAAAGGAGCCGCATACGTTGTAGAGGAGAGCGCAAAAAAATATATGCCCGTCCCTCTCAACGAATTTTGCAGCAACTGCATTAAAGTAATGGAAAACGAAAAAAACTGGCTTTTGAAAAACATTGAAACAAAGAAGGACAACACAGAAAGCTATATAACAATAGAAGGCGAAAACAATATACTTAACAAGGCAAAAAACCTTCTCTCGTCAGCCGAGGAAAGGGCCTATATATCGTGTTCGGCCGATACCCTTAATTTAATTGAGGACGAAATATCATGCCTGATTGATAAGAACCTTCGTGTCGTTATATTGACTGACAGTACATATGCATTGTCAGGAGCGACTGTTTATAAGACTGATTTCAAGGGAAACCAGATCGGTATTATCACAGATTCAAAATATGTGCTTACAGGCGAATACGGCGCCGGAAGCGCCAACACATGTCTTTATTCCGGCCAAAAAAACTTCGTATTGCTTTTTAAAACGGCTCTGTCGAATGAAATTAAATTAATACAGTATACGAAAGGGGTACAAACAAAATGA
- a CDS encoding diaminopimelate decarboxylase has product MKKEPFATKSQLEKIIEKIPTPFHLYDEKGIRENVKKLKEAFSWNKGYKEYFAVKATPNPFLINILREYGCGCDCSSYTELMLSEAIGAVGSDIMFSSNDTPAEDFKKAAQLGAIINLDDITHIEFLEKTIGKIPKTISCRYNPGGIFKISNDIMDNPGDAKYGMTTEQLFEAFKILKEKGAEEFGIHAFLASNTVTNEYYPMLAKVLFETAVKLSRETGVHIKFINLSGGVGIPYRPDQEPNDIIAIGEGVRKVYEETLVPAGMGDVAIYTELGRFMMGPYGCLVTKAIHQKHIHKEYIGVDACAADLMRPAIYGAYHHITVMGKENEPLSHKYDITGSLCENSDKFAIDRMLPEIETGDILVIHDTGAHGYSMGYNYNGKLRSAEVLLKEDGSAELIRRAETPKDYFATFDCFDIGKKLLK; this is encoded by the coding sequence ATGAAAAAAGAACCTTTTGCAACAAAAAGCCAATTAGAAAAAATTATAGAAAAAATTCCCACTCCATTCCATCTTTACGATGAAAAAGGTATACGCGAAAATGTAAAAAAACTTAAAGAGGCTTTTTCATGGAACAAAGGATACAAAGAATACTTTGCCGTTAAAGCAACCCCAAACCCATTCCTTATTAACATACTCAGGGAATACGGCTGCGGCTGCGACTGCTCGTCATATACTGAGCTTATGCTTTCGGAAGCTATAGGAGCCGTCGGCAGTGACATTATGTTTTCATCAAACGATACTCCCGCCGAAGACTTCAAAAAGGCCGCGCAGCTCGGAGCAATCATTAACCTCGATGATATTACCCATATTGAATTTCTTGAAAAAACAATAGGAAAAATACCTAAAACAATAAGCTGCCGCTATAATCCCGGCGGAATATTTAAAATAAGCAACGACATTATGGATAATCCCGGCGACGCAAAATACGGCATGACAACAGAACAGCTTTTCGAGGCTTTTAAAATCCTTAAAGAAAAAGGCGCCGAAGAATTCGGTATCCACGCTTTTCTTGCCAGCAATACCGTTACAAACGAATATTATCCGATGCTTGCAAAAGTCCTTTTTGAAACGGCGGTAAAACTCAGCCGTGAAACAGGGGTGCATATTAAATTTATCAACCTTTCCGGCGGCGTCGGAATACCTTACCGCCCCGATCAGGAGCCGAACGATATAATTGCCATAGGCGAAGGCGTAAGGAAAGTTTATGAAGAAACGCTTGTTCCGGCCGGAATGGGCGACGTTGCCATTTACACCGAACTCGGACGTTTTATGATGGGTCCTTACGGCTGCCTCGTAACCAAAGCCATTCATCAAAAACATATTCATAAAGAATATATCGGAGTAGACGCGTGTGCGGCAGACCTAATGCGCCCCGCAATCTACGGAGCTTACCACCATATAACTGTTATGGGCAAAGAAAACGAACCGCTGTCCCATAAATATGATATTACAGGCTCGTTATGCGAAAACAGCGATAAATTTGCAATAGACCGCATGCTGCCCGAAATCGAAACGGGAGATATACTTGTAATACACGATACCGGCGCACACGGATATTCTATGGGATATAACTATAACGGCAAACTCCGTTCGGCTGAAGTCCTGCTTAAAGAGGACGGTTCGGCAGAACTTATTAGACGCGCCGAAACACCGAAAGACTACTTTGCAACGTTTGACTGCTTTGATATAGGAAAAAAGCTTTTAAAATAA
- a CDS encoding acetyltransferase has protein sequence MDIIELKIRNSSFINELVEVWESSVRETHLFLTENEIQEIKKYVPEALRNIPTLIAAVDEKGMPSAFMGISGQSLEMLFISPNERGKGLGKKLIRHGIKNYSINKVSVNEQNPQAIGFYQRLGFKAFMRTETDSEGRPYPIIHMSL, from the coding sequence ATGGATATTATAGAACTCAAAATAAGAAATTCATCTTTTATAAATGAACTTGTAGAAGTCTGGGAAAGCTCTGTCCGCGAAACACATCTATTCCTCACTGAAAACGAAATACAGGAAATAAAAAAATATGTGCCTGAAGCATTACGCAATATCCCAACTCTCATTGCAGCCGTTGATGAAAAAGGCATGCCATCGGCATTTATGGGAATAAGCGGGCAATCTCTCGAGATGCTTTTTATTTCCCCAAACGAGCGCGGCAAAGGCCTTGGAAAAAAATTAATCCGGCACGGCATAAAAAACTATTCTATCAACAAAGTCAGTGTAAACGAACAAAATCCACAGGCAATAGGTTTTTATCAGCGCCTGGGATTTAAAGCCTTCATGAGAACCGAAACAGACAGCGAAGGCAGGCCATACCCGATTATCCATATGTCATTATAA
- a CDS encoding helix-turn-helix transcriptional regulator has product MLKLDVLTLLKKNGKTKYWLNKRLGMSYQNFNKMVNNETASIKYEVIEEICNSLNCCPNDLFVFCNDTNKKNDDMVS; this is encoded by the coding sequence GTGTTAAAACTTGATGTGCTTACATTGCTTAAAAAGAATGGAAAAACAAAATACTGGCTGAATAAGAGGCTTGGAATGAGCTATCAGAATTTTAATAAGATGGTAAATAATGAAACTGCATCGATAAAGTATGAAGTTATTGAAGAAATATGCAACAGTCTTAATTGCTGCCCAAATGATTTGTTTGTTTTCTGCAATGATACAAATAAGAAAAACGATGACATGGTAAGCTGA
- a CDS encoding DUF4358 domain-containing protein: protein MKKYLLFVSFMCLALTGCVEKMEEEKESAYSGKTDQLYIAIKEVYGDSYAPDFEYNEAKAESELDIDMDNVKDFFIEQSKEKEDTVIIIEAETGKIEDVIEDLENYKEKLVLDNSDNLRINAATIYDKDNYAFFVILGEDTAGNMDGTDKNSRLKYYKEQNQKAVDAIDGFFGEV from the coding sequence ATGAAAAAATATTTATTGTTTGTATCGTTTATGTGTTTGGCGTTAACTGGGTGTGTTGAGAAAATGGAGGAGGAAAAAGAATCAGCGTACAGCGGAAAGACGGATCAGCTTTACATTGCAATAAAAGAAGTTTATGGGGACAGTTACGCACCTGATTTTGAATACAATGAAGCCAAAGCCGAATCCGAGCTTGATATTGACATGGACAATGTTAAGGACTTTTTTATTGAACAGTCTAAGGAAAAGGAGGATACAGTCATAATCATAGAAGCTGAAACAGGAAAAATTGAGGACGTAATAGAAGATCTTGAAAATTATAAAGAAAAACTTGTTTTGGATAATTCTGACAATCTGAGGATCAATGCAGCTACAATATATGACAAAGATAACTACGCATTTTTTGTAATTTTGGGAGAAGATACAGCGGGAAATATGGATGGAACGGATAAAAACAGCCGGCTTAAATATTATAAAGAGCAAAACCAAAAAGCTGTTGACGCAATAGACGGATTTTTTGGAGAGGTTTAA